One window of Balearica regulorum gibbericeps isolate bBalReg1 chromosome 10, bBalReg1.pri, whole genome shotgun sequence genomic DNA carries:
- the LOC142603166 gene encoding epidermal differentiation-specific protein-like has translation MSCALAGVGACGTMNRITVYERANFEGLSREFTCDVPDLHELDFGDCIASLKVVGQPWIAYTDPKYEGEPHAFEEGEYPSVERPNSFSALRLVHHDLGDPQITLYERPNFQGACKVVTEETNLAYGYFNDRVASHVVQRGVWLLYQHPGRGGWHCLAWPGERLADYKPELHFQARLSHLRPLRPGQPLVSARLLWEQKRVEAEREVLVDEIEGVNETESEQVLAASSSREYATTLWQSFHFSNATSLKAGLSFTLIVEASNVFTVQKGRSESSTRRERVEVQLPAKVPPRTALSIQVLRKEVTLSVPVLLTITQNEAVRTEMGEYRSISGTNISARYSLKPLPAAGREQAATEGTEQVPSSGTEL, from the coding sequence ATGAGCTGTGCCCTCGCAGGGGTGGGCGCCTGTGGCACCATGAACCGGATCACGGTGTACGAGCGTGCCAACTTTGAGGGGCTGAGCCGGGAATTCACCTGCGACGTGCCTGACCTGCACGAGCTGGATTTTGGGGACTGCATCGCCTCCCTGAAGGTGGTGGGGCAGCCCTGGATCGCCTACACAGACCCCAAGTATGAGGGGGAGCCACATGCTTTCGAAGAGGGCGAGTACCCCTCCGTGGAGCGGCCCAACAGCTTCTCAGCGCTGCGCCTTGTGCACCACGACCTGGGGGACCCCCAGATCACCCTCTACGAGCGCCCCAACTTCCAAGGCGCCTGCAAGGTGGTGACAGAGGAGACCAACTTGGCGTACGGGTACTTCAACGACCGGGTGGCCTCCCACGTGGTGCAGCGGGGCGTCTGGCTGCTCTACCAGCACCCCGGCCGGGGTGGTTGGCACTGCCTGGCATGGCCCGGCGAGCGTCTCGCCGACTACAAACCCGAGCTGCACTTCCAGGCTCGGTTGTCCCACCTGCGCCCGCTGCGGCCCGGGCAGCCCCTGGTCTCGGCACGTCTCCTCTGGGAGCAGAAGCGGGTGGAGGCAGAACGGGAGGTGCTGGTGGATGAGATCGAGGGGGTGAATGAGACTGAGTCGGAGCAGGTGCTGGCGGCCAGCAGCAGCCGGGAGTATGCCACCACGCTCTGGCAGAGCTTCCACTTCAGCAACGCCACCAGCCTCAAAGCCGGGCTCTCCTTCACGCTGATCGTGGAAGCCTCCAACGTCTTCACTGTGCAAAAAGGACGCAGCGAATCCAGCACCCGCCGGGAACGCGTGGAGGTGCAGCTGCCGGCTAAGGTCCCCCCGCGCACGGCGCTCAGCATCCAGGTGTTGCGGAAGGAGGTGACGCTCTCCGTCCCGGTCCTGCTCACCATCACCCAGAACGAAGCCGTTCGTACAGAGATGGGCGAGTACCGCAGCATCTCGGGTACCAACATCAGCGCCCGCTACAGCTTGAAGCCTCTGCCTGccgcaggcagggagcaggcagccacTGAGGGGACGGAGCAGGTGCCCAGCTCCGGGACGGAGCTGTAG
- the QARS1 gene encoding glutamine--tRNA ligase produces the protein MAAAAAGAMAAEEAEEALGLFTGIGLSEAKARETLRNGTLSALLRRAVLQARSALGPALDKATGTLLYNVAARLKDPKHLGFLVGYIARREILTDLQLGAALEYVRSHPLEPLDVADFERACGVGVCVTPEQIEEAVEAVISEHRAELLAERYHFNMGLLMGEARSRLRWADGKTIKNEVDLQVLHLLGPKTEADLEKKPKAAKARPAPAEKQKAAVVENGEVGTETRSLLEQLRGEALKFHKPGENYKTEGYVVTPNTMALLKQHLAITGGQVRTRFPPEPNGILHIGHAKAINFNFGYAKANGGICFLRYDDTNPEKEEEKYFTAIREMVEWLGYQPCAVTHASDYFDQLYTWALELIRRGQAYVCHQKVEEIKGHNPPPSPWRDRPVEESLLLFEDMRKGKFGEGEATLRMKLVMEDGKMDPVAYRVKFTPHHRTGDKWCIYPTYDYTHCLCDSIEHITHSLCTKEFQARRSSYFWLCNALDVYCPVQWEYGRLNLLYTVVSKRKIIRLVEMGAVRDWDDPRLFTLTALRRRGFPPEAINNFCARVGVTVAQATMEPHLLEACAREVLNEQAPRAMAVLEPLRVTITNFPAPKALEVLVPNFPADESRGFHKVPFQPTIYIEETDFREEMDKGYKRLAPGQPVGLRHAGYVIAVQNIIKDASGRVIELEVTCTKSDLAEKPKAFIHWVSEPLACEVRLYERLFLHKNPEDPSEVPGGFLSDLNPDSLRVVHNALVDSSVLSAQPFDKFQFERLGYFSVDPDSKEGKMVFNRTVTLKEDPGKA, from the exons atggcggcggcggcggcgggggcaaTGGCGGCGGAGGAGGCGGAGGAAGCGCTGGGGCTCTTCACCGGCATCGGCCTCAGCGAGGCCAAGGCGCGAGAGACACTGCGCAACGGGACGCTCAGCGCGCTGCTCCGCCGGGCCGTGCTGCAG GCTCGGAGCGCGCTGGGCCCGGCTCTGGACAAAGCCACCGGGACGCTACTGTACAATGTGGCCGCCCGCCTCAAGGACCCGAAGCACCTCGGCTTCCTCGTCGGCTACATCGCCCGCAGGGAGATCCTCACCGACCTGCAGCTCGGCG CCGCCCTGGAGTACGTGCGGAGCCACCCCCTGGAGCCCCTGGACGTGGCAGACTTCGAGCGGGCCTGTGGCGTGGGGGTGTGCGTCACCCCCGAGCAGATCGAGGAGGCG GTGGAGGCCGTGATCAGCGAGCAccgagcagagctgctggcgGAGCGCTACCACTTCAACATGGGGCTGCTGATGG GGGAGGCACGTAGCCGGCTGCGGTGGGCGGATGGGAAGACCATCAAGAACGAGGTGGACCTGCAG GTGCTGCATTTGCTGGGGCCAAAGACAGAAGCTGACctggaaaagaaaccaaag GCTGCAAAGGCCCGGCCGGCcccagcagagaaacagaaggcGGCTGTGGTGGAGAATG GCGAGGTGGGCACGGAGACGCGGtcgctgctggagcagctgcggGGAGAAGCCCTCAAGTTCCACAAGCCAG GAGAGAACTACAAGACAGAGGGCTACGTGGTGACGCCCAACACCATGGCTCTGCTGAAGCAGCACCTGGCAATCACGGGCGGGCAG GTGCGGACACGGTTCCCTCCTGAGCCCAACGGGATCCTGCACATCGGCCACGCCAAGGCCATCAACTTCAACTTTGGCTATGCCAAG GCCAACGGTGGCATATGCTTCCTGCGCTATGACGACACCAACcctgagaaggaggaggagaagtacTTCACGGCCATCCGGGAGATGGTGGAGTGGCTGG gCTACCAGCCCTGTGCAGTGACCCACGCGTCAGATTACTTTGACCAGCTCTACACCTGGGCCCTGGAGCTCATCCGCAG GGGCCAGGCATATGTCTGCCATCAGAAGGTCGAGGAGATCAAGGGCCACAACCCACCGCCCTCACCGTGGCGGGACCGGCCTGTGGAGGAGTCACTCCTGCTCTTTGAG GACATGCGAAAGGGCaagtttggggagggggaggccaCGCTGCGGATGAAGCTGGTGATGGAGGATGGGAAGATGGACCCCGTTGCCTACCGCGTCAAGTTCACTCCACACCACCGCACCGGGGACAAGTG GTGCATCTACCCCACGTATGACTACACACACTGCCTCTGCGACTCCATTGAACACATCACTCACTCCCTCTGCACCAAGGAGTTCCAGGCCAG GCGCTCCTCCTACTTCTGGCTGTGCAACGCTCTGGATGTCTACTGCCCTGTGCAGTGGGAGTACGGGCGCCTGAACCTGCTCTACACCGTCGTCTCCAAGAGGAAGATCATCCGGTTGGTGGAGATGGGTGCTGTGAG GGACTGGGATGACCCGCGGCTCTTCACGCTGACAGCCCTGCGCCGACGAGGCTTCCCCCCCGAGGCCATCAACAATTTCTGTGCCCGG GTCGGTGTGACGGTGGCCCAGGCGACGATGGAGCCGCATCTGCTGGAGGCGTGTGCGCGGGAGGTGCTGAACGAGCAAGCCCCCCGTGCCATGGCTGTCCTGGAGCCCCTAAGGGTCACCATCACCAACTTCCCTGCCCCGAAG gcaCTCGAGGTCCTTGTGCCCAACTTTCCAGCTGATGAGAGCCGGGGTTTCCACAAAGTACCCTTCCAGCCCACCATCTACATCGAGGAGACCGACTTCAGGGAG GAGATGGACAAGGGCTACAAGCGCCTGGCCCCTGGGCAGCCGGTGGGTCTGCGCCACGCTGGCTACGTCATTGCTGTCCAGAACATCATCAAG GATGCCAGCGGGCGCGTGATTGAGCTGGAGGTGACCTGCACCAAGTCGGACCTGGCGGAGAAGCCCAAAGCCTTCATCCACTGGGTGTCAGAGCCGCTGGCGTGTGAAGTGCGGCTCTACGAGCGGCT GTTTTTGCACAAAAACCCTGAGGACCCATCAGAGGTGCCCGGTGGCTTTCTCAGTGACCTCAACCCT gaCTCCTTGCGCGTGGTCCACAACGCCCTGGTCGACAGCTCCGTCCTCTCCGCCCAGCCCTTTGACAAGTTCCAGTTTGAGCGGCTGGGCTACTTCTCTGTGGATCCTGACAGCAAGGAGGGGAAG aTGGTGTTCAACCGGACTGTGACGCTGAAGGAGGACCCTGGCAAAGCCTGA